GGAGACGGTGAAGCTGCTGGCGGTCCGCCTGTACGCCTACGGCACCGACCACTTCGAGGCCGTCGTCGACGGCGCGGTGTACGGCGCCGTCGCCGGTCTCGGGTTCGCCACCATCGAGAACGCCCTCTACATCACGCAGAACCTCGACGCGCCGATGGCGACCGGGATCGGTCTCGGCCTCATCGGCGCCGGCGGGAACATCACCGCCATCCGTGCCCTCGCCGGCCCGGGCCACGTCATCTACTCCGCCTTCGCCGGCTACTACCTCGGTCTCGCGAAGTTCAACCGCGAGAACCGCGGCCCGATAATCGTCAAGGGCCTGCTGATCGCCGCGCTCATCCACGCCCTCTACAACACCACCGTCGGCATCGGGTCGGGGCTCGTCGCCTTCGCCACCGGCCTCCCACAGCTCCCCTCCTTCCTCGTCTACGTCCTGATCTACGACGGCGTGTTCGGTCTCATCCTCTTCCGGAAGATCAGGCGCTACAGCCGGACGTACAGCGAGGTCCACGAGAACGAGGAGATTGAGGAGTCGGCCATCGAGACCGAGATCACCGAGTTCGAATCCTGACTCACCATCGCCATATCTCCCGTCCGACGCCCGCCACGCCACCGATGACGAGGTTGTACGTCGGGTACGACCCGACTGGCGTCCCCCGAACGACGAGGACGAGGTAGAGCGGCAGGCTCGCGACCACCGCCAGGCCGGGATACCACGCGATCCGGACGACTTGTCGCCGCGTCTCGACGCGCCCGTCCACGACTGCGGCGACGCCACAGCCCAGCAGGGTCGCCAGCAGGACGGTCGGCGCGTAGCCGTACAGCCCCGGATCGACGCCCGATCCGGGCCAGTAATGCCAGAGAAAAGGACCGTACGTGACGGCGGCGAGGAGGGCGAGAACCGCGAGCGCGAGCTGTCGCCGTCGCATCCGCCCGGGCTACTCGTCGCCCACCAGCCGCTCCACGTACTTCGCCACCACGTCAACCTCGACGTGGACCGGATCGCCCGGCGCCTTCGCCGAGAGCGTCGTCAGGTCGTAGGTAGTCGGGATGACGGCGACCGAGACGGTGCCGGCTTCGTCGTCGAGTTCGGCGACGGTGAGGCTGATGCCGTCGAGCGCGATGGAGCCTTTCGAGACGACGTAGCGCCGCAACTCGGCGGGAAGCGAGAAGGTGAACCACCAGTCGTCGCCGACGCGGTCGACGGTCTCGACGGCCGCGACGCCGTCGACGTGCCCCTGGACGACGTGGCCGTCGAAGCGGCCGTCCGCGGGCATGGCGCGTTCGAGGTTGAGTCGGTCGCCCGTCTCCACCTCGCCGAGATACGTCTTCGCGACCGTCTCCTCGGCCAGAAACACCGAGAACCAGTCGTCACCGTACTCCTCGACGGTGAGACAGACGCCGCCGACGCTGATCGACTGCCCGCCCTCGACCGCGTCGAACCCGTGGTGGATGCGGAGGCGGCGGCCCTCCTCGGTCACGTCGACGTCGACCACCTCGCCCGTCTCCTCGACGATACCCGTAAACATACCCGCCCGTTCGCCGGCGCCGGAGTAAGGGGTTGCGATCCGCCGGCTCACACTTATGTCCCTGCTCGACCCCCATCCGGTATGAGTTTCAGCGGTCGGCTCCGGGCGAGTTTCGCCACCGGCCTCCTGCTGGTGACACCGCTCGCGGTGACGCTGTTCGTCCTCCAGTTCGTCTTCGTCCGCACGGCCGGGCTGTTGAACCCCGTCGTGCAGGCGACGCGACTGACGAACTACACCGGGAACGTCGAGGTGGTCGCCCAGTTGCTCGCGGCCGTCTGCATCGCCGCGGGCATCACCCTCCTCGGCTACCTCGCCTCGTGGAGCGTCGGCAAGCGACTCTTCGGCGGCGTCGAGCGGGCGATTCGGCTCGTCCCGCTCGTCCGCACGGTTTACTTCGGTGTCCGCCAGGTGAGCGAGTCGCTGGTCCAGCGCTCCGCCGGCTACGAAACCGTCGTCCTCGTCGAGTTTCCGCGGAAGGGCGTCTACGCCATCGGGTTCGTCACGAACGACGGCCCGGCGGCCGCCAGCGAGGCGACGGACGAGGAACTCTACAACGTCTTCCTCCCCCACAGCCCGAATCCGACGGCCGGCAAACTGGTGTTCGTCCCCACCAGCGACGTCTACGAGGTCGACATGTCGGTCCGCCGGGCGCTCAGCCTCCTCGTCACCACCGGATTGAGCGTCGACGACGTGGACGAGTTGCCGCCGGGCGTCGCGGAGTGACGGCGACCGCCGCAGTATTTGTCGTGATGTTCATGTTTATACGTTAAGGAATGCACAGTGTGTACAGGATGGGACTGCTCGAGCTACTGCTCGCGGGCGGTGACGGCCGCCGGGAGCGGATCGACACGTACTACGAATGCCGGCGGCACGGGCGCTCCCTCAGCGCCGACGCCGACGAATGCCCGGAGTGTGGGAGCGGCGTCGCCGCCTACACGCTTCGGTAGGAACGACGGAGTTTTCGACCCCGGCCCGCTACCGTTCGTCGATGCGACTCGGCATTCTGGAGACCGTCGGCCTCGCGGCGTCGCTCATCTTCGCCATCCCGGTCGGCCTCTACGGCCTCGAGACGTTTCTCTCCGGAAACCGGGCGCTCGGCGCCGGCCTCGTGATCGTCGCTGTCCTGATGGTCGTGCTCCCCCGCCGGCTCACGACGCCCGCCGACCTCCCCGGGGCGGTGCTCGAACGGGTCGTCGGGACGGCCGTGAAAGAGCCGGACGACGACGACGATCAGTAATCTGCCGGCGACAGCGACGTGGGCAGGTCGCTCAGCGCTCGACAGCCCGAGTCGGTGATCGTGTACCAGCCGCCGATTCGAACGAGTCCCCGACCGATCTCGGGGTCCGGGTCGCGTGCCGCCGGGTCGAGGGCGAAGCGCGTCCCCGCGTCGAGCGGCGCGTCGCTCCCGCCGTCTATCGGCGTGTCGAGCCCGTGGACGACCGCCCCCTCGCCCGCCGCGAGGCCGTACGCGCCCAGTTCGGCGATCGCCTCGTCGACGAGTCGGCGGGCGGGAACGTCCGGTTCGGCGACGCGGCGGACGGCGTCGTGGGCCATCCCGACGGCGACGGCGGCACGGCGCGTCCACCCGCCCGTCCCGTCGACGACGAACGTCCGCGCGAGGGGGGCGGCGCCCTCCGGATGGACCGCGACGACGACGGGGTCGTCCGGGCGAAGGCCGTCCCGCGTCTCGACGGTCACCGCCGCCTCGGCGGCGTCGCTCGCGACGCGTTCGAGTTCCGCCGGGGTGAGCGGGTCGCCGTCGCGGTGCAGTCGTCCGTCGACGACCGTCGTCGCCGTCAGGTGGGCGGCGGCGGCGACGAAGCCCGTCTCCGCCGCCGAGAGCGCCGCCTCGACCCGGCCGCTCACGGCTCGGGTTCGGGTGCCTCGGTCTCCTGTGCCGCCTCCAGCATCTCCTCGACGTCCTCGTCGCGGAGTTCGTTGTGCAGGACGACGCTGACGGGGAGGGTCGGGGCGCCGCCGATGAGGTTCTCCAGAAGGACGAGGCGTTCGCGCGCACGGCTCATGCCGACGTAGAAGACGCGGCGTTCGTTGTCGGTGAGGAGGGGGACCGGGCTGGTGTGGGCGGTGAACTCCTCGACGCCCGGCACGTCGGTCGGGTCGTCGACGCTCGCGGCCATCTGCTCGACCACCTTCTCGGTCAGGTCGGTACAGACGAAGACGTGGTCGGCCTCGCGGCCCTTCGCGGAGTGGATGGTGCCGACGCGGACGCGACTCGGGTCCATGCCGCCGTAGTCGCCGTCGAAGTAGGCGTCGACGGAGTTGCGCTGGAAGCTCGTCACCTTCCGGAGCATGTCGCCGGCGGCGGCCGAATCGGGCATGAAGGGGACGTGGTCGGTCACCACGTCGGGCGACACCTCGATCTGGGCGATGTCCTCCACGTCCGCCTCCTCCTCCCGGTCGTCGAGGGTGTCGTAGAAGTCGTCGCGGTCGTTCGTCCCGAACGCCGAATCCTGCAGCATGTCGGCGAGGCGCCGCGCCTCCAGCCCCGTGATGGGGTCGCCGGCGTCCAGTTTCTCGACGGCGCGGACGTAGTCGGTGAGGCGGTCGGTCCACATCCGCTGGTCGGTCATGACGGAGAACGGAATCCCCTTCGGGAGGAAGTCGTCGATGAACTGGAACATCTGGTAGCGCGCCCGGAAGAGGATCATCAACGTTTCCTCCGTACTGTCGACGGTGTGTTGGACGTTCCGCACCACCTCGAACATCGACGGACTCTGAATCCCCTCGACGACGCCGCCCTCCTTGCGCGGGTTGAGGTCTTTCTCCTGGCGCTTGTCGATGTGGCGAATCTCCCGGTTGACGACGTTCAGGATGCGCGAGGGCAGGCGGTAGGAGTTGGGAAGCACCACGTCCTCGTGGACCTCCGCGTCGAGCAGGATGTTCGGATCGGCGCCCTGCCACGCGTAGACGACCTGGTCGTCGTCGCCGGCGATCAGGACCCCCTCCATGTGGGGTTTCCACTCATCGTACACCTCGTACTGGAGGGTGGTGATGTCCTGGAACTCGTCGATGACGAGGTAGTCGACGTGGGGGACGAGCGACCGCTGGGCCACCCGTTCGAGCATGTCGGCGAAGCCGACGAGGCCGTGTTCGCCCTTGTACGACCGCCACGCGCGGATGACCTCGGGCACGTCGATCCGGTCGTCGTCGGTCGGCCACGTCGGCGTGTACTTGTTGCCCTCCTGGGCGTTGGGGTCGATGTCGGGCGGGAGGCGGACCGACTCCACGTCCCACTGGAAGGGCACGTCGTACCAGTCGGCCACGTCGCGCTGGGTGCGCTGGAGCCACTGGCTGGTGGCGATGATCTTGTTGCCGAGCGTCGTCGATCTGGCCGTTCGCCGACCGGCGCCGCCGTACTCGTCCTCGTACTCGACGCCGTACTCCTCACAGAACTCCTCCTTGTCGGACTCGCCGACCACGTCGCCACGCGAGAGGTCGAGCAGTTCGTACGCCTTCGCGTGCATCGTACAGACGTTCCCCTGCAACGCCCGTGGGGAGGTGTCGAGGCGTTCAGCGAGGCGTTCTCGAACTTCGGCGGCCGCGGCACGCGTGTAGGAGACGACGAGCACGTCGCGGATGCTCACGTCGTCGTCTTCCAGCAACTCGTCGACGCGGTCGAGGAGGGCCGTCGTCTTCCCGCTCCCGGGACCACCGAAGAGACGGGTGACGGTAACGTCGTCGCTCATTGTCCACGTACATGCCCCGAGGCGGTATAAACGGCGTGGCTTGGGGGGACGCGTGGTGTCGACCCGGCTACGTCGCCGGGTCCCAGCCACAGACCGAACAGTCGGTCGCGGCCTCGTCGTGCAGCGCCCCACAGTCCGGGCACTGCAGCTTGTTATAGGATCGTTCCCAGCGTACCGGTGTGGTCTCGTGGCCGTTGTCCGCGAGGAACTGGTCGAACAGTTCGTCGTCGTGTTGTTCGCTGGGTCCGGCTGCCATACACACCATGGTACGCCATACCAACACTTAGTCGTACTGGTATGGGTAACGTTGGCACGACACCGTCGGTGCCGCCGGAAATCGACCGACGGCTACAGGTCGTATAGCTCGCCGTACTTCGCCGTCGCGTACTCGACGAAGGCGTCGGCGGCCACGTCCTCGCCCGTCGCCCGGACGACGAGTTCGTTCGTCTCGAAGCGCTTGCCGTGGCGGTGAATCTCCTCGGTCAGCCACTCGTGGAGCGGGGCGAACTCCCCGTCCCGGATCAGGCCCTCCAATCCCTCGATATCCCGCTCCGCGGCGTCGTAGAGCTGTGCCGCGATCACGCTCCCGAGCGAGTAGGTGGGGAAGTAGCCGAAGGCGCCGTGAGACCAGTGCACGTCCTGCAGACAGCCCTCGGCGTCCGTCTCGGGACGGATACCGAGGTACGACTCCATCTTGTCGTTCCACACCTCGGGCACGTCCTCGACGGCCAGATCACCCCGGATCAGGTCGCGCTCGATTTCGAACCGCAGGACGATGTGGAGGTGGTAGGTGAGTTCGTCGGCCTCCACGCGGATGAGGTTCGACGGGTCGACGGCGTTGACCGCCTCGTAGGCCTCGCGGACGCTCGGGTCCCCCACGTCGGGGAACGCCTCGACCACCTCGGGGAGGAACCGCGCCCAGAACGCCGTCGACCGCCCGACGTGGTTCTCCCAGAGCCGCGACTGCGACTCGTGAATCGAGAGGTCGCGCGCCTCGCCCAGCGGCGTCCCGTAGGCGTCGTCGAGGAGGCCGAGCGTGTAGGTGGCGTGGCCGAACTCGTGGACCGTCGAGAGCAGGGCGCCGATGGGCTCGCTCTCGTCGTACCGAGTGGTGATCCGGGCGTCGAACGTCGTCCCCGTCGAGAACGGGTGCGGGGCCTCGTCGAGGCGGCCCCGTTCCCACGGGTAGCCGAGCAGGTCGAGTGCCTCGCGCATCAGCGCCTCCTGCCGTTCGGCCGCGAACGTCCCCGTGAAGGCGTCCGTCGCCAGGTCGGCCTCGGACGCCCGAATCTCGTCGACCAGCGGCACCACCGCGTCCCGCAGGTCCGTCAGCACGGCCTCGGCGTGGTCGAGCGGCAAGCAGGGTTCGTACTCTTCGAACAGCACCTCGTAGGGGTCGCGGTCCGGGTCGACGTGTGCCGCGTACCGCCGCTTCAATTCGACCAGTTCTTCGAGGTGGGGCGCGAAGGCGTCGAAGTCGTCCGCCTCCTTGGCCTCCCGCCACGCGGTCAGCGCCTCGGAGGAAGCGGCGGAGATGCGTTCGACGAGGTCGGTGGGCACGCGGACGGCGCGTTCCTGCTCCCGGCGCACCTCGCGGACGACGGCCCGTTGGTCGTCGTCGAGGTCCGTCCCCTCCAACTCGTCGAGGAGGTGGCCGAGTTCGTCGGCGGTGAGCAGGTCGTGTTCGACCGCCGAGAGCGCGGACAGCTGTCTGGCCCGGGCGGGCGTCCCCTCCTCGGGCATCACCACCTGCTGGTCCCAGGAGAGCAGTTCCTTCGCGTGCGAGACGTTGCTGATCCGCCCCGCGCGGTCGAGCAAGTCGTCGTAGGCGCCCTCGACGGCCGCCGTCGTGTCGCTCATGTCCGGACGTGGCGTCGCGTCGTAATCAACCCCGCGCCGCCACGGCTCGATAACACCGAGTGGTAACACCTATACTCCCGAGGCGTCGACCGGGAGGCATGGACACGAACGACGTGACCCGGACCGCGCCCGATCCGGGTCTCACCGCACGCATCGGGAGCTATCTCTCCGGGATGGGACCGTCGTGGGTCGCCGGCGCCATCGCCGCCGGGCCGGCGACCATCGCCAGCCTCGTCACCGCCGGCGCGCTCTTCGGCTACCAACTGCTCTGGGTCGTCGTCCTCTCCGCGGGCGCGGGGGCGCTCGCCCAGTATCTCGCGATGCGTCTCGGTCTCCTCACCGAGCGCGGCATCGTCGCCGTCGTCGAGGACCACCTCGGCGAGTCCTGGGCGTGGCTGCTCGTCGCCGACGCGGTCATCGCCGCCGGCGTCGCCCAACTGGTGATCATGAAGACCGTCGCCACCGTCTCCGCCACCGTC
This window of the Haloplanus rubicundus genome carries:
- a CDS encoding HVO_0416 family zinc finger protein, translated to MAAGPSEQHDDELFDQFLADNGHETTPVRWERSYNKLQCPDCGALHDEAATDCSVCGWDPAT
- a CDS encoding riboflavin synthase, producing the protein MFTGIVEETGEVVDVDVTEEGRRLRIHHGFDAVEGGQSISVGGVCLTVEEYGDDWFSVFLAEETVAKTYLGEVETGDRLNLERAMPADGRFDGHVVQGHVDGVAAVETVDRVGDDWWFTFSLPAELRRYVVSKGSIALDGISLTVAELDDEAGTVSVAVIPTTYDLTTLSAKAPGDPVHVEVDVVAKYVERLVGDE
- a CDS encoding carboxypeptidase M32, with the protein product MSDTTAAVEGAYDDLLDRAGRISNVSHAKELLSWDQQVVMPEEGTPARARQLSALSAVEHDLLTADELGHLLDELEGTDLDDDQRAVVREVRREQERAVRVPTDLVERISAASSEALTAWREAKEADDFDAFAPHLEELVELKRRYAAHVDPDRDPYEVLFEEYEPCLPLDHAEAVLTDLRDAVVPLVDEIRASEADLATDAFTGTFAAERQEALMREALDLLGYPWERGRLDEAPHPFSTGTTFDARITTRYDESEPIGALLSTVHEFGHATYTLGLLDDAYGTPLGEARDLSIHESQSRLWENHVGRSTAFWARFLPEVVEAFPDVGDPSVREAYEAVNAVDPSNLIRVEADELTYHLHIVLRFEIERDLIRGDLAVEDVPEVWNDKMESYLGIRPETDAEGCLQDVHWSHGAFGYFPTYSLGSVIAAQLYDAAERDIEGLEGLIRDGEFAPLHEWLTEEIHRHGKRFETNELVVRATGEDVAADAFVEYATAKYGELYDL
- a CDS encoding DUF502 domain-containing protein yields the protein MSFSGRLRASFATGLLLVTPLAVTLFVLQFVFVRTAGLLNPVVQATRLTNYTGNVEVVAQLLAAVCIAAGITLLGYLASWSVGKRLFGGVERAIRLVPLVRTVYFGVRQVSESLVQRSAGYETVVLVEFPRKGVYAIGFVTNDGPAAASEATDEELYNVFLPHSPNPTAGKLVFVPTSDVYEVDMSVRRALSLLVTTGLSVDDVDELPPGVAE
- a CDS encoding PrsW family intramembrane metalloprotease yields the protein MSRRRDPVEERADDSLDLYDVATWERRGPLDTVAAGIYRLLVASTRLFVVGVALLILVGIGGLSALTDPQIGALTLLSALPALALAVYVRRTDVTSGEPLSVLVATFLLGVLTANFAAVFNSVTRPAFSGLGFLGNALFFFLIVGPIEETVKLLAVRLYAYGTDHFEAVVDGAVYGAVAGLGFATIENALYITQNLDAPMATGIGLGLIGAGGNITAIRALAGPGHVIYSAFAGYYLGLAKFNRENRGPIIVKGLLIAALIHALYNTTVGIGSGLVAFATGLPQLPSFLVYVLIYDGVFGLILFRKIRRYSRTYSEVHENEEIEESAIETEITEFES
- a CDS encoding M24 family metallopeptidase encodes the protein MSGRVEAALSAAETGFVAAAAHLTATTVVDGRLHRDGDPLTPAELERVASDAAEAAVTVETRDGLRPDDPVVVAVHPEGAAPLARTFVVDGTGGWTRRAAVAVGMAHDAVRRVAEPDVPARRLVDEAIAELGAYGLAAGEGAVVHGLDTPIDGGSDAPLDAGTRFALDPAARDPDPEIGRGLVRIGGWYTITDSGCRALSDLPTSLSPADY
- a CDS encoding DUF7533 family protein yields the protein MRLGILETVGLAASLIFAIPVGLYGLETFLSGNRALGAGLVIVAVLMVVLPRRLTTPADLPGAVLERVVGTAVKEPDDDDDQ
- a CDS encoding UvrD-helicase domain-containing protein; its protein translation is MSDDVTVTRLFGGPGSGKTTALLDRVDELLEDDDVSIRDVLVVSYTRAAAAEVRERLAERLDTSPRALQGNVCTMHAKAYELLDLSRGDVVGESDKEEFCEEYGVEYEDEYGGAGRRTARSTTLGNKIIATSQWLQRTQRDVADWYDVPFQWDVESVRLPPDIDPNAQEGNKYTPTWPTDDDRIDVPEVIRAWRSYKGEHGLVGFADMLERVAQRSLVPHVDYLVIDEFQDITTLQYEVYDEWKPHMEGVLIAGDDDQVVYAWQGADPNILLDAEVHEDVVLPNSYRLPSRILNVVNREIRHIDKRQEKDLNPRKEGGVVEGIQSPSMFEVVRNVQHTVDSTEETLMILFRARYQMFQFIDDFLPKGIPFSVMTDQRMWTDRLTDYVRAVEKLDAGDPITGLEARRLADMLQDSAFGTNDRDDFYDTLDDREEEADVEDIAQIEVSPDVVTDHVPFMPDSAAAGDMLRKVTSFQRNSVDAYFDGDYGGMDPSRVRVGTIHSAKGREADHVFVCTDLTEKVVEQMAASVDDPTDVPGVEEFTAHTSPVPLLTDNERRVFYVGMSRARERLVLLENLIGGAPTLPVSVVLHNELRDEDVEEMLEAAQETEAPEPEP